Genomic window (Cucumis sativus cultivar 9930 chromosome 2, Cucumber_9930_V3, whole genome shotgun sequence):
GCGTACTAAATTTTTGTGCTCTACACTACTGATTATGTTTACTTCATTGTAAAAATCTGCTGCTCTATGTTTGTTATTGAAGAAAAGCCTCTTCACAGCTATCTCTCTTCCATCCGACAGAACTCCCTATATCAACATGGTAAAAACCTCAGAGTTCTAGctatattaattcaaatgcATGTTCGAACTGAAGCAAACAAAACAAGACTTACCTTATAAACAGTGCCAAATCCTCCTTGTCCAAGCTTGTTAGCCTCAGCAAAGGATCCCGTTGCCTTTTCAAGGGTAGAGTACTTGAAATTCAAGCTACTATTGTTTAGTGTTTTTGCCATCTTGTTTGCATCGTTTGAACCTTTGGATtggatatataaataaatggtaATCAGGTGAACAAGCTTAGAGATCTCGAAGAATGCATACTCCTGTCTAGCTAggagtaattaattttttccttcttttttttcaagttcttGGTACTTAAACCAACAACAAATAGAAAGGCAGTGTTTTAAAGTTACCTCTTCGTTTCTTCTTTACATATCTGTTATTCCAGACATAGATTCCAATTAACACTCCAACGACTAAAACAGCAACAGAGCTCACCAGTGAGACTACAATTTCTATAATAGTACCTGCACAGATGgtgaattgaaatttcatgGTAAGCTCTAACAAGCTTAAGATGTGATGCAGGTTAAAAACTTGCAATGGAATATAGCTTATAGAACATAATTTGGATTCATACCCCTTGACCTTGAAGCTGAAGCTTCCGCATTTAAGAAATCAAGATTAGAGTATCTCATGAAGCAACCTGTGTTGAGGGCTCTTGCTTCGGATCGAGGCAAGCATTTCAAGATAGAAGCAGAGGCGTTTTGCAAACAGGAAGTGCAGGAGGTGCGATTCAAATTCCTCCAGCACTGAGCCAACAGGTAAACGGAGGCATTGGAGGTTCCAGGTGGAGCCACTTGAATTCTGGCATACCCGCCATTGCTGGGTGCAGTTTCAATTGCTCGAGCCACAGCTTGCCTGGCCGACTGTCGAAAAATGGAGTTGGTGATGGAGTTGTTACCACACTCAGCCCTGTCAAGAGGCCCTGCAAATTCTTCATAAAAGCTGTAGTTCTCAGCCCTCATGAAGCAGCCATCCAGGAAAATCCGGCCGCCGTTGTAAGGGAAGCATTGAGGAAGAACAGTACGGGCTTCCGCATAACACAACACGCAATCCATCAGCGACAAATCTCCGTAACATTGAGCGAGTCCGTAGTTAGCGTCCGGCCCCTTACCCGCAACTGCCACTCCAAACCCACCAGTTCGCATTTGGTCACTTATTAGTTGCATTGTTCTCACGAAATTGGGCACGAAGGCAGTTGTGTTGTGCTCTAGCACTGTCGAACATAGTATCTTCACGGTTCGGGATCTGGGGTCTGCCAAGGTGGATGAATCAAGTAACAGAAGAGCAGCAATCGAAATCAAAAACCTAAGTGGGGATCCAGTCTTCATGATCACCTCCCTTATTCCGATTCAAGGGTTAATCTAACTTGGTGTGTGTCTGCAATAAGAGAAAACGCAACAGACATGTGAATTTGAAAACAGAAACAGAGTGATTGGATTGGGTTGTGGGAGGGAGCAGCAGCAGTTAAGATTTAGACAGATGAAGGTAGAGGATTATGAGAATAACATGGGTAGAAGGATTGCAGAATGAAagtgagagaagatgaattttGAGATTGGATTATTAGGTGGAGGAGTTTCGATCTTAaagattgagagagagagagagagttgaagttgaagttgaaggTTGAAGGTTGAATACACAAAAGTCAAAGGGATAGGTTTGAATTAGAGGGAAGGCAAGAGGTGGTGGGTGGCCCAATGTTAGTTTGCCGGTGGAGGCAATTAGCCGCATTCCACATAGTTCTCTCTGCTTTCATACCATTGGCTGATGGTGGGGAATGGGAAATACTGATATCCTTATTAGcctcaacaacaaaaacaaacaaacaaacaaaatgaacatTTAAGTTGACTCAACTCAGCGCCTCCACGTTGGACTAAAACCAAAAAGTGGAGATCTCAAATCTCAACTATCAGCACTAAGATTAGAAGCTTTCCCCCCTTAACTACATTTTCCTTCCCTATTTTCCCAACTTcataaaaaatcaactaaataTACTTACTTCCCCTTTTCCTACTATATTCCACATCTAAACTACTTAAAATCATTGGAGTGAGTATTTGAACCTAAAATCTCTTGTCCACAGGAACATACAAGTATCAGTTGAGCTAAGTTCATGAGTTCATGTTGGCAATTCTTATTTtctaactaaaagaaaaaaaaaactagttttcaaaaatgaaCTCTATTTAGACCAATGGCAACTTAGTTTAGCtgttattttagttttcaattattgtaGTAGCATCATTTTTGtactaatataatataatgtatcaTGATGAGAAAAAGACTAATTTGGAACTACTAAATTACATTACATACAACTAgcaaatcattcaaaattaaatgctAAACCGAATCATAAAAGTACTCAATTTAGCTAAgagaaataaagtaaatatcCAATTTGAATCTAGTTCCAAAAGTTCAGAtcaagtaaaagaaataaaactaagAGGACTAATTGAGTACAAGTTAGAAGAAGATAAGGTTATTAGCATAGCAGGGGtagttaattaaatcaaaataggTACTTaatctgaagaaaaaaagaagaagtgaaTATAAGTTGAGAGGTTAtggagaataaataaaagtagagGAGAGGTGTTGTGTGtgatataaataagaaaaggaCAACtttaaattgaatgaaaaaggtgtagaaatgaaataatgatTTTTGATGGATCATTGAATCCACCGCAATAAATGCCTAAACATGAAATTTACATACACTTGCCTCATTAATTATATAGGATCATCATCTCCACTACAACTACATACCaatcttttaaattactaaGTCTGGATCAGAAAGGCAAACTTATTTATCTTGGATCAGAAAGGCAGGCAGGCAggcaaaatttatttgataaacataaacaaagaaaaagaaaaggtgatgATGACTGATGAGAAAAATAGTTAAgtagaatgagaaaaatatttatttgataaacataaacaaagaaaaaagaaagagatatatatttagttttggtGGGATTTGACCACTTCCTCACATCACAACTATGAAGTATAAACCATATTCTTAATATTCCACTCTCTAATCAACTTTCTTCAGCAAAACAATGAGTTCTACATTGAAATCTCCAAACCACGTACGCGTTTTTAGCACTAACAATAATACCTCAATTTCAAACctttctctatatatatacacatgtaTGGTATGTATgcactttctttttattcctttCTTACACTCAATTAAAATTCCAACATCAtccaaataacaaaataaattaaacctCAAATCAATagtgaattttcaaataatttaacataGTTTGTGTCCTAAATTATTGGgattgaaaacataaacaagTATGATGGGTAGGGTTGAatcaaactaattatataCTATAGTTTCAATTAAATGTTATTGTTTGCCTTAGATTCcaattaaacccaaaaaaatgtttagtttaGCTCAAATGCTAAATAATGTCCAAATCCAACTAATTGAGTTTAGAAGTTAATTAGATGACCAACCACAAATCTAAGCTCCTAAAATCTATCATAAAGCTCTACAAATAGAGGAGTTTCTTTGGGAGAagtcaaaaaataatatgaaaatatatgaatacaTTTGATTAatacttttgattttatttggtaaaaaataattgatgaattttgaattgatgatACTGAgatatgaatatataaatagatatGAATTGTGTAAGAAAGGGTTTGAGGATGCATGTTTTGATCACAAATGGATTGATAGGAGAGGAGAGTGAGGCGGAGAGGATATggttagaagaaaaagggtaAAAGGAACGGTAAAAGAGGGGAGAGAATAGAGCACGCAACCAATGGGTTGCCCTTCAATTCCTAAAATGAAGGACccattaattaacatatatatatatatgaatgaatCAATAGGGGTTTGTAATATAATTGAGATGTAAATAGTTAAtaagtaaagaagaaaaaagaatcaatcccatctttttcccttttttttctttccattgcAAGCAGAACCTCCCCTGTGTCTTGTCTAGCCCTAAGGAATTGAGGCGCAGAGAGAGACAGGCCGCCTCCGATTGCACGGattgaaatttctatttttattcatttatacaCATAgccttcttcaacttcaacaattttacaacaaaagaaaaaacaagagatcataaaataataatggcCGCTTCCTATAATAGATCAACAATTTCTTCATGCAGTAATTTCTACTTATTAATGTTGTTGGTGGTGGCCAATATGTTGTGGAGCAGCTGGGGATCAGAAGCAGCATTGACCTTGAATCTAAACCTTTCATTGGACCTTTGCAAGAAAGCAGACTACCCAGCATTGTGTCGGTCGGTGGTGAAAGGCCTGGTGGACCCATCGACCGCCATGGAAACCTCAATTAAGCAATTGATGGTTGAGACGAAGCAGGCGATGAGTGTGGCTAAAAGGCAGAAGTCGTCGGCCATGGATGTGTGCATAGAGGTTTACGATGACGCATATAGCAACCTGGAGACATGCCTTTCGAGTCTAAAATCTCACGACAAGGGAACCCTCAACATCAACCTCTCAGCGGCATTGACCGATTACGTCACCTGCCAAGATGCGATTGCGGAGAAAGGTTTAAGTTCTCCGATTACCCGAAACAATAACCTCCTCAGTCAAATGACCACCAATTGCTTGTATTTATCTGGTTTGATTCGTCTTcactgattaattaaaatccACTCCCTAATTCCCccctcctttcttttttttttttttttttttgtaatttggtgatttgatatatttggGTATGAAGTGGCAGCTCATTATGTGTTTGTGTGTATGTGTTTTAGTTCACACTACACATTTGACGAAGAAGATGAgttaacttttcttcttctcttttttgttttgtttgtatgaCTATGTATAGGAGAAGAGATGGGAAAGAGCATAGAGAGATCAGAAGTGGGGGTTGGAAATTACAATTCATCTCTGTTGATtaaatctttatatatatatatataaatcccTCTTTCTGTCttttattatcttcttttatttcttctataTCCATCCTCCTTATTGATCTGCTAACACCCCCATGTACCATATGGCTTAAAGATCATTTATtcatatacacacacaaaaattCCTTTAATTTGGGAATGGGTGGGGGGTTGACAGAAAATATTGGTTACGTTAGAATATATGATAGAAATACATGTGACTGAAGCATgattaataatgataatgtgTTGGGTAAGCtttacatataaattataccctttttttaaaaatatatatatatataaaaattctGAAATGCCATTATGTGTATTGTTGTATAATTTGGTGCAGGCTTTTCCATGAGATCATCATCAACATCATCAATAATAATCCCTCCATCTCCCCCATTATATTACATCTTATATTCCTTTCCGCATTCTtctcttcaaaattcaaactccactttcttcttttcccatttctttctcaattaCATCAATTATTAACCCTAATCCCCCACCTATATAATAATCTATTCCTTTTTCTAATACCACCAacatctactttttttttctttttttcttttttgtgtttcATTCAATTATACGCATTTACtctacaacttttaaaattaccaGCTCTCAATTTTATGATGTTTTACTTTATTAGCAATTAAGttgtaataaaaattaaaaaggtaaataaaagaaagctaCACCGGAATTGAATTtgtaaacaaattattaaaattgagcTGCAATATGTAAggtagaaaaattgaaagaaaagaaaaaataatagtgtTTCCAAGGTTAGCCCTGGAGGATTGAAGAGAGGCACGCCGGCCTGTTTAATAGACAAAATCATTGTTctaacatacatatatatccttccttccacttccacttccactttcacgcttccttttcttttctctttcttttcttttcttttcttttcttattcttcCAATGCACCTTTTTCCATCCTCAATcaccacatttttttaaaaaaaattctaccttcaaatatatataattcctTTCCTCCAccttactaattaattaatatcattatttGCCTACACACTGTAATATATTCGATGTTCTACGTTTTGGTGATTGCTTTCCTATACTATTTATACACACACCCCAGCAATTAGCTAATAAAATACCACTCAAATAGTTATATATACTATGcaccaaacaaaatgatggactacttctaaactttcaaaccttcatttaattttcttcttcttttttaattaccCTATAAGATATATGAATTATTAACCCTCAAATTGTCGACAAAACCACAATTATATTTACTCTATAGCAGTTCAACCAAGTATTACTTCATCTCTAATTTCTACCcaaccttaattaattattaaccgcttacctttttctttctcatcaaccttcttctcttgtttttttttcttttccaaaaccCATTTATTTAGTAAAACTAAAGTTAGCAACTGTGAATAAAAGTTGAGAGATGGTGAGATCCCACATCAAATTCCCCAAATGGAAGACAAGAAGAAATGAATGTGGATGGAGAATTAGATGGTTTTGAGtttgaataaaaagataatgtaATATGTAATATAAAGACAAAGGATTTAAGTAGAGAGGAGGTTGAAGGTAGGAttgtaaatgtaaatgtaagAGAAGGAGAGGATGGGAAAAGATGAGAGAAAGAACATCTAGAAAAGTGTGAAAGAGAAGCAAAGTAAAGCAAAGCAAACAACTTTTGGAACCCCTCCCCCCCAGAGTGGACAATGGGGACTTGGGACTTGGGAGTGTATAATTCCCTCCACAGCTCTCaaagtaaaagaataaaagaaagaaacatatgTTATGTTTCACTCCCCATATTGCCCTCTTTAATCTTACTCTCTTACTTACAAAGTTACAATACACACAAAAGCTAAAGTTTGCAGTCCTTGTATTGGAGACTGGGAACACACTcaccctctctctctctctctctctctctctctaaaggGAAAAAGGAGAATCCAACATGATTTCCATCACTACCCAACTACTTATAGCACTCACCcccacatacacacacaattACACATTacctataacaaattttaagccttcttcttttttcttttttataattttgctTTGTAATCAACTTCACGCCTCCAACCTCCCCTCCTTAACACTACTCatcatctttcaaaattatggTAAAAGGATGGTCCTTTTGGTTTCTCAAAACATTAACAATAATGCTCCAAATTTCCTTGCTTTCACATGGTGCCCGCTTCATTTCTATGGAGGAAAAACACTCCCCATTGTGATCCATCAACACTTGGACACCGCCTGAGCATGGCCTCTGCTTTATGCTTCATCAACATCACTCCAACAATTCTCATTTTTGTGCTGCTTTTTTCCCTTCTTGCTTCCACAATAACTCCAGTGCACTCTTTGCAACAACGCCCCACAAATCAAACTGATTTCCATCCTCAACAGGAATTAAACAAGTTGAAGATGATAAGGGCTCATTTGGACAAGATCAACAAGCCTGCTATCCACACAATTCAGGTTACTATACTCAATTCCAGTTCTCTACTCTGTTTCTAGAATAAACGAAGccaatttgtttatttgtttgtttcccATGAATCCAGAGTCCTGATGGAGACATCATAGATTGTGTTTTATCTCACCACCAACCAGCATTTGACCATCCAAAGTTGCAAGGCCAAAAACCTTTGGTAACCAATTGCAGTTTACTTCCACTGCACCTAAGTTCAAGGGTAACCCAGAAAGGAAagtaaatctaaaaaaaataaaaactgtgTGAATTTGCAGGATCCGCCAGAGAGACCACAAGGACATAAGCCGCCTAGGACGGAGACAGAGAGCTTCCAATTATGGAGTACGAGCGGGGAAAATTGTCCAGAAGGAACCGTGCCCATTAGAAGAACAACTGAGGAAGACATACTAAGAGCTACCTCTTTTCAGAtgtttggaagaaaagtaagaaaatggGTTAGGAGAGAAACAAGCAGCGATGGGCATGAGGTACGAATTCCAAGAAAAGAGAGTAGAGAATCCAACCCAATTGCTTTATTAGTTTGACgatgaaatgcttttttttttttttcttttcctttttccaacAGCACGCTGTGGGGTATGTTACCGGCGAACACTACTTCGGTGCAAAAGCAAGCATCAATGTGTGGGCACCTCGAGTCGCCGATCAATATGAATTCAGCTTATCGCAAATGTGGGTCATCTCCGGCTCCTTCGGTGACGACCTGAACACCATTGAAGCTGGTTGGCAGGCATGTCTGTCTCTATGTTACATAATCCTCGTTTTTTAGCTTTGTCTccattcaaaaaataaaaaagctaaAGATTTAGGCCGACAAAGCATTAGAGTAAAGTGAATTTCAACAGAGGCCACACTCTGCGCTTTTTCCAATTAAAGGATTGACGCCAAtgctttttcaaaatttggatcCGCAGGTCAGTCCAGAACTGTATGGAGACAATTACCCAAGATTCTTTACCTACTGGACCGTGAGTTACCCTTCAAAACGCTTTCTTGTttaagcatatatatattggaattATGGGGTAGTCTAATATTGAGTTTAATTATGGCAGTCGGATGCATACCAAGCAACCGGGTGTTACAATTTGCTATGCTCTGGGTTCGTTCagacaaataacaaaattgcaaTTGGAGCAGCAATTTCTCCGACGTCTTCATTTGAGGGTGGTCAATTCGACATCAGCTTGTTGGTTTGGAAGGTGGTGGAAGCTTCTTCTATCTATGTTTAACAACTTATCCTGGCCAATTGTTAATGGTGGTTTTGAAACAGAACTAAGTAACGTGGATTTTTGGGTTGTATAGGATCCGAAGCATGGAAATTGGTGGCTGGAATTCGGGTCGGGGGTATTGGTGGGGTATTGGCCGTCGTTCTTGTTCACCCATTTACAAGACCATGCAACAATGGTGCAGTTCGGAGGAGAGGTGGTGAATTCAAGTCCGTCGGGATTGCACACGACGACAGAGATGGGGAGTGGGCATTTCGCGGGGGAGGGATTCGGAAAAGCATCATATTTTCGGAACCTGCAAGTGGTGGATTGGGATAACAGCTTGGTTCCATTATCAAACCTGGTGGTTTTGGCGGATCATCCCAACTGTTATGACATTGAAGGTGGGATCAACACCGTTTGGGGTAACTACTTTTACTACGGAGGACCTGGACGAAACGACAGGTGTCCTTAAGAGACTTCACTTCACGGGGTTAAAAGGgtaaatacactttttttttttttttcattttctctctccctaaatcattcaaatttatttgtgataccgattttgataaaaaggaaaggggTGTTGGAATGTTTTTGGAACTTTTTCCTCTAATTTCgctcatttttttatttttcaattttcgaCATTAATACAAACAATTCAGTAATGTAATGGGTGATGAATATTATATCACCTTATTTAGGGactttatatttgtaaattcccccccccaaaaaatatccatattaattaatttaatttctctatttgCTACTtgcttttacaaaaataatcaaattcaGAACTATCATCTTTACTTCTCTTACCATTTTTTGCTCTCTATTATATGTTTCATCCACA
Coding sequences:
- the LOC101210276 gene encoding cysteine-rich receptor-like protein kinase 2; translated protein: MKTGSPLRFLISIAALLLLDSSTLADPRSRTVKILCSTVLEHNTTAFVPNFVRTMQLISDQMRTGGFGVAVAGKGPDANYGLAQCYGDLSLMDCVLCYAEARTVLPQCFPYNGGRIFLDGCFMRAENYSFYEEFAGPLDRAECGNNSITNSIFRQSARQAVARAIETAPSNGGYARIQVAPPGTSNASVYLLAQCWRNLNRTSCTSCLQNASASILKCLPRSEARALNTGCFMRYSNLDFLNAEASASRSRGTIIEIVVSLVSSVAVLVVGVLIGIYVWNNRYVKKKRRGSNDANKMAKTLNNSSLNFKYSTLEKATGSFAEANKLGQGGFGTVYKGVLSDGREIAVKRLFFNNKHRAADFYNEVNIISSVEHKNLVRLLGCSCSGPESLLVYEYLANKSLDRFIFDRDRGKALNWEKRYDIIVGTVEGLAYLHENSKNKIIHRDIKASNILLDSKLRAKIADFGLARSFEEDESHISTAIAGTLGYMAPEYLAHGQLTDKADVYSFGVVLLETVTGIQNSRSKTSDYLESIVLIVWRHFQSGTIESILDANLMVEEDRSTKEEILRVVQIGLLCTQESASLRPAMSKVLQMLMKKEEELPTPTNPPFMDERTMELNDSSEDPSCFNLTEASSSAATVTHSSFHPR
- the LOC101210026 gene encoding pectinesterase inhibitor 12, with the protein product MAASYNRSTISSCSNFYLLMLLVVANMLWSSWGSEAALTLNLNLSLDLCKKADYPALCRSVVKGLVDPSTAMETSIKQLMVETKQAMSVAKRQKSSAMDVCIEVYDDAYSNLETCLSSLKSHDKGTLNINLSAALTDYVTCQDAIAEKGLSSPITRNNNLLSQMTTNCLYLSGLIRLH
- the LOC101208399 gene encoding uncharacterized protein LOC101208399 gives rise to the protein MVPASFLWRKNTPHCDPSTLGHRLSMASALCFINITPTILIFVLLFSLLASTITPVHSLQQRPTNQTDFHPQQELNKLKMIRAHLDKINKPAIHTIQSPDGDIIDCVLSHHQPAFDHPKLQGQKPLDPPERPQGHKPPRTETESFQLWSTSGENCPEGTVPIRRTTEEDILRATSFQMFGRKVRKWVRRETSSDGHEHAVGYVTGEHYFGAKASINVWAPRVADQYEFSLSQMWVISGSFGDDLNTIEAGWQVSPELYGDNYPRFFTYWTSDAYQATGCYNLLCSGFVQTNNKIAIGAAISPTSSFEGGQFDISLLVWKDPKHGNWWLEFGSGVLVGYWPSFLFTHLQDHATMVQFGGEVVNSSPSGLHTTTEMGSGHFAGEGFGKASYFRNLQVVDWDNSLVPLSNLVVLADHPNCYDIEGGINTVWGNYFYYGGPGRNDRCP